In the genome of Telluria beijingensis, one region contains:
- a CDS encoding alpha/beta fold hydrolase — MKQLPKSHATLIEGQMFRLMKSGQGKPSIVLINGAGGPLDGWYKLYPEIERLGTVFAYDRPGVGGSPRPREAQYGETVVAQLRLLLQAAGVEPPFVLVGHSFGGLHANLFARAFADEVAGVLFLEATAPSDVTTLKRFQSPLQRGFVKLLDRMSPRDQFDEIRNELETVKDIQEAPAFPPVPVTVLSGTKRLPRWMVPAALVRERERTQLELAALSPLGDRIEARRSAHFPQLTEPEAVLDALKRLVARTNT; from the coding sequence GTGAAGCAATTGCCCAAAAGCCATGCCACCCTGATCGAGGGGCAGATGTTCCGCCTGATGAAGTCGGGGCAGGGCAAGCCGTCTATCGTGCTGATCAATGGTGCGGGCGGGCCGCTGGATGGGTGGTACAAGCTGTATCCCGAAATCGAACGCCTGGGCACCGTGTTTGCCTATGACCGGCCGGGCGTCGGTGGCAGCCCCAGGCCGCGCGAAGCGCAGTATGGCGAAACCGTGGTGGCGCAGTTGCGCCTGCTGCTGCAGGCGGCCGGCGTCGAGCCGCCGTTCGTGCTGGTCGGGCATTCCTTCGGCGGCCTGCACGCCAACCTGTTCGCGCGCGCCTTCGCCGACGAGGTGGCGGGCGTGCTGTTCCTGGAAGCCACGGCGCCAAGCGATGTCACCACGCTCAAGCGCTTCCAGTCGCCGCTGCAGCGCGGCTTCGTCAAGCTGCTCGACCGCATGTCGCCGCGCGACCAGTTCGACGAAATCCGGAACGAGCTCGAAACCGTGAAGGACATCCAGGAGGCGCCGGCGTTTCCGCCAGTGCCGGTCACGGTGTTGTCCGGCACCAAGCGCCTGCCGCGCTGGATGGTGCCGGCGGCGCTGGTGCGCGAGCGCGAGCGTACCCAGCTTGAGCTGGCAGCCTTGTCGCCGCTGGGGGATCGGATCGAGGCGCGGCGCAGTGCGCACTTTCCGCAGCTGACCGAGCCAGAGGCGGTGCTGGATGCCTTGAAGCGCCTGGTCGCGCGGACAAACACCTAG
- a CDS encoding YeeE/YedE family protein, translating to MKILCALWAGLLFGIGLILSSMTDPAKVLAFLDLAGNWDPSLGIVMGGALLAAMPAYLIARRRRRSLLGETVQLPTATRIDRRLLVGSLVFGGGWGLAGYCPGPAVVSLLAGGLEPLLFFLGMVAGMGAYELLERRGAHGAPA from the coding sequence ATGAAGATCCTGTGCGCGCTATGGGCCGGCCTGCTGTTCGGGATCGGGCTGATCCTGTCGAGCATGACCGATCCAGCCAAGGTGCTGGCCTTCCTCGACCTGGCCGGGAACTGGGACCCGTCGCTCGGCATCGTGATGGGCGGCGCGCTGCTGGCTGCGATGCCGGCGTATCTGATCGCCCGGCGCCGGCGCCGCAGCCTGCTGGGCGAGACGGTGCAGCTGCCGACCGCGACCCGCATCGACCGCAGGCTGCTGGTGGGCAGCCTGGTATTCGGCGGCGGCTGGGGGCTGGCCGGCTACTGCCCGGGGCCGGCGGTGGTGTCGCTGTTGGCAGGCGGGCTCGAGCCGCTGCTGTTCTTCCTGGGGATGGTGGCGGGGATGGGCGCGTACGAGCTGCTGGAACGGCGCGGGGCGCACGGCGCGCCGGCGTGA
- the uvrB gene encoding excinuclease ABC subunit UvrB, producing MADLSIATSPDSSPEPTVLTFPDSPFKLHQPFPPAGDQPTAIEGLIEGINDGLSYQTLLGVTGSGKTYTMANVIARAGRPAIVFAPNKTLAAQLYAEFREFFPQNAVEYFVSYYDYYQPEAYVPQRDLFIEKDSSINEHIEQMRLSCTKSLMERRDVIIVATVSAIYGIGNPNEYHKMILTLRHKDKVAQRDIIARLIQMQYTRNEMDFSRGSFRVRGDTIDIFPAEHAELAIRVEMFDDEIESLQLFDPLTGRVRQKIPRFTVYPGSHYVTPRSTVLRAVETIKAELRDRLEEFRQQNKLIEEQRLEQRTRFDLEMLAEIGFTKGIENYSRHLSGAMPGEPPPTLIDYLPKDALMFMDESHVMIGQLNAMYNGDRSRKTNLVDYGFRLPSALDNRPLKFQEFESKARQTIFVSATPAEYEQQHADNVVEQVVRPTGLVDPHIIVRPALSQVDDLMSEINDRIAKDERVLVTTLTKRMAEQLTEYLGDHGIKVRYLHSDIETVERVEILRDLRLGTFDVLVGINLLREGLDLPEVSLVAVLDADKEGFLRSERSLIQTIGRAARNLNGVAILYADQVTDSMRRAIDETERRRAKQIAFNEANGITPKGVQKKIKEMIDGVYSNAAQRAMVEGIHEDAATAKVESMSEKQIGKEIKRLEKLMVDHAKNLEFEKAAQVRDQLHVLKQQAFGAPGADNVVSMLGK from the coding sequence ATGGCTGATTTATCCATCGCAACTTCTCCTGATTCCTCCCCTGAGCCGACTGTTCTCACCTTCCCGGATTCACCGTTCAAGCTGCACCAGCCGTTCCCGCCGGCCGGCGACCAGCCGACCGCGATCGAAGGCCTGATCGAAGGCATCAACGACGGCCTGTCGTACCAGACGCTGCTCGGCGTGACGGGCTCGGGCAAGACGTACACGATGGCCAATGTGATCGCGCGCGCCGGCCGGCCGGCGATCGTGTTCGCACCGAATAAGACGCTGGCGGCCCAGCTGTATGCGGAGTTCCGCGAGTTCTTCCCGCAGAATGCGGTCGAGTATTTCGTGTCCTACTACGATTACTACCAGCCGGAAGCGTATGTGCCGCAGCGCGACCTGTTCATCGAAAAGGACTCGTCGATCAACGAGCACATCGAGCAGATGCGCCTGTCGTGCACCAAGTCGCTGATGGAGCGGCGCGACGTGATCATCGTCGCCACCGTGTCGGCGATCTACGGTATCGGCAATCCGAACGAATACCACAAGATGATCCTCACGCTGCGCCACAAGGACAAAGTGGCGCAGCGCGACATCATCGCGCGCCTGATCCAGATGCAGTACACCCGCAACGAGATGGATTTCTCGCGCGGTTCGTTCCGCGTACGCGGCGACACCATCGACATCTTCCCGGCCGAACACGCCGAACTGGCGATCCGCGTCGAGATGTTCGACGACGAGATCGAATCGCTCCAGCTGTTCGATCCGCTGACCGGCCGCGTGCGTCAAAAGATCCCGCGCTTCACCGTGTACCCGGGCTCGCACTACGTCACGCCCCGTTCGACCGTGCTGCGCGCGGTCGAAACCATCAAGGCCGAGCTGCGCGACCGCCTCGAGGAATTCCGCCAGCAGAACAAGCTGATCGAAGAGCAGCGCCTCGAGCAGCGCACGCGCTTCGACCTCGAGATGCTGGCCGAGATCGGCTTCACGAAGGGCATCGAGAACTATTCGCGCCACCTGTCCGGCGCGATGCCGGGCGAGCCGCCGCCGACGCTGATCGACTACCTGCCGAAAGACGCGCTGATGTTCATGGACGAGTCGCACGTGATGATCGGCCAGCTCAATGCGATGTACAACGGCGACCGTTCGCGCAAGACCAACCTGGTCGACTATGGCTTCCGCCTGCCGTCGGCGCTGGACAACCGGCCTTTGAAATTCCAGGAGTTCGAGAGCAAGGCGCGCCAGACGATCTTCGTCTCGGCGACGCCGGCCGAGTACGAGCAGCAGCATGCCGACAATGTGGTCGAGCAGGTGGTGCGGCCCACCGGCCTGGTCGACCCGCACATTATCGTGCGCCCCGCCCTGTCGCAGGTCGACGACCTGATGAGCGAGATCAACGACCGCATCGCCAAGGACGAACGGGTGCTGGTGACCACGCTGACCAAGCGCATGGCCGAGCAGCTCACCGAATACCTGGGCGACCACGGCATCAAGGTGCGCTACCTGCACAGCGATATCGAGACCGTCGAGCGCGTGGAAATCCTGCGCGACCTGCGCCTGGGCACCTTCGACGTGCTGGTGGGGATCAACCTGCTGCGCGAGGGCCTGGACTTGCCCGAGGTGTCGCTGGTGGCGGTGCTCGATGCCGATAAAGAAGGCTTCCTGCGTTCGGAGCGATCGCTGATCCAGACCATCGGCCGCGCGGCCCGCAACCTGAACGGCGTGGCGATCCTGTACGCCGACCAGGTGACCGATTCGATGCGGCGCGCGATCGACGAAACCGAGCGCCGCCGCGCCAAGCAGATCGCCTTCAACGAAGCCAACGGCATCACGCCGAAGGGTGTGCAGAAGAAGATCAAGGAGATGATCGACGGCGTGTACAGCAATGCCGCGCAGCGCGCCATGGTCGAGGGCATCCACGAGGATGCGGCGACGGCCAAGGTCGAGTCGATGAGCGAGAAGCAGATCGGCAAGGAGATCAAGCGCCTCGAGAAGCTCATGGTCGACCATGCCAAGAACCTCGAGTTCGAGAAGGCGGCGCAGGTGCGGGATCAACTGCATGTGCTCAAGCAGCAGGCGTTCGGGGCGCCGGGGGCGGATAATGTGGTGTCGATGCTGGGCAAATAA
- the purT gene encoding formate-dependent phosphoribosylglycinamide formyltransferase — translation MTTPRTFGTPLAPSATKVMLLGSGELGKEVIIALQRLGVEVIAVDRYPNAPGHQVAHRAHVIDMTDGAALEALIEEERPDLVVPEIEAIATDKLAQLEAAGRITCIPTARAAQLTMNREGIRRLAAEELGLATSPYRFASSLAELEQACAAVGFPCVVKPVMSSSGKGQSKLDTAGDVQAAWDYAAAGGRVDAGRVIAEGFIDFDYEITLLTVRSLGADGQVETTFCEPIGHKQVQGDYVESWQPHPMQPLALERAREIAARVTASLGGLGVFGVELFVKGDVVWFSEVSPRPHDTGMVTMASQVQSEFELHAKAILGLPVDTALRAPGASAVIYGQLEQAGIAFEGVAEALRVPGADLRLFGKPESFARRRMGVALATADDIEIARQRALEAASKVRPVPGAR, via the coding sequence ATGACCACTCCACGCACCTTCGGCACCCCGCTCGCCCCTTCCGCAACCAAAGTCATGCTGCTCGGCTCCGGCGAGCTGGGCAAGGAAGTGATCATCGCCCTGCAGCGCCTGGGCGTCGAGGTGATCGCCGTCGACCGCTACCCGAACGCCCCCGGCCACCAGGTCGCGCACCGCGCCCACGTGATCGACATGACGGACGGCGCCGCGCTCGAAGCGCTGATCGAGGAGGAACGCCCCGACCTGGTGGTGCCCGAGATCGAGGCGATCGCCACCGACAAGCTGGCCCAACTCGAAGCCGCCGGCCGCATCACCTGCATCCCGACCGCGCGCGCGGCGCAATTGACCATGAACCGCGAAGGCATCCGCCGCCTGGCGGCCGAGGAACTGGGCTTGGCCACGTCGCCCTACCGCTTCGCCAGCAGCCTGGCCGAACTGGAACAAGCCTGCGCCGCGGTGGGCTTTCCCTGCGTGGTCAAGCCGGTGATGTCCTCGTCCGGCAAGGGCCAGTCGAAGCTCGACACGGCCGGCGACGTGCAGGCCGCCTGGGACTACGCCGCCGCCGGCGGACGGGTCGATGCCGGGCGCGTCATCGCCGAAGGCTTCATCGATTTCGACTACGAGATCACCTTGCTGACGGTGCGCTCGCTCGGCGCCGACGGCCAGGTCGAGACGACGTTCTGCGAGCCGATCGGCCACAAGCAGGTACAGGGCGACTACGTCGAATCGTGGCAGCCGCACCCGATGCAGCCGCTGGCGCTGGAACGCGCGCGCGAGATCGCGGCCAGGGTCACCGCCAGCCTGGGCGGCCTGGGCGTGTTCGGCGTCGAGCTGTTCGTCAAGGGCGATGTGGTGTGGTTCTCGGAAGTGAGCCCGCGCCCGCACGATACCGGCATGGTGACGATGGCGAGCCAGGTACAAAGCGAATTCGAGCTGCACGCGAAGGCCATCCTGGGCCTGCCGGTGGACACCGCGCTGCGGGCGCCGGGTGCTTCCGCCGTGATCTACGGCCAGCTGGAGCAAGCCGGCATCGCCTTCGAGGGCGTGGCCGAGGCGCTGCGCGTGCCGGGCGCCGACCTGCGCCTGTTCGGCAAGCCGGAATCGTTCGCGCGCCGCCGCATGGGCGTGGCGCTGGCGACTGCCGACGATATCGAGATTGCGCGCCAGCGTGCGCTTGAGGCTGCAAGCAAGGTTAGGCCGGTACCTGGCGCGCGCTGA
- a CDS encoding YeeE/YedE family protein, whose amino-acid sequence MDIDWVNFTPWSALAGGLLIGLAAGGLLLFNGRIAGVSGILGGLLRPANGETGWRLAFLAGLAGAPVLYTLAAPLPAAKVDADWLALLASGLLVGIGTRYGGGCTSGHGVCGMARGSKRSLAATAAFMGAGFAVVYLLRHVVDAGGA is encoded by the coding sequence ATGGACATCGACTGGGTCAACTTCACGCCATGGTCGGCACTGGCCGGCGGACTCTTGATCGGCTTGGCCGCCGGCGGCTTGCTGCTGTTCAATGGCCGCATCGCCGGGGTCAGCGGCATCCTCGGCGGCCTGCTGCGCCCGGCAAACGGCGAGACCGGCTGGCGCCTGGCCTTCCTCGCGGGCCTGGCCGGCGCACCCGTGCTCTACACGCTGGCGGCGCCGTTGCCGGCGGCCAAAGTCGACGCGGACTGGCTGGCGCTGCTCGCGTCCGGCCTGCTGGTAGGCATCGGCACCCGCTATGGCGGCGGCTGCACCAGCGGCCATGGCGTGTGCGGCATGGCGCGCGGATCGAAGCGCTCGCTGGCCGCGACCGCCGCCTTCATGGGCGCCGGTTTTGCCGTCGTCTATCTGCTGCGCCACGTCGTCGATGCGGGTGGCGCATGA
- a CDS encoding aromatic amino acid transaminase, with translation MTSTASASLFGAIEMAPRDPILGITEAFNADTNPAKINLGVGVYYDNNGKVPLLECVQKAEAKLMEQPAPRTYLPIDGLAAYDKAVQELVFGADSAVIQEKRAITVQALGGTGALKIGADFLKRFLPHADVYISDPSWENHRALFESAGFTVHNYAYYDAATRGVNFDGMLAALKAMPAGSIVVLHACCHNPTGADLSQAQWDEVIAAVQAGGLVPFLDMAYQGFANGIDEDGAVVRRFAATGMPLLVSNSFSKSFSLYGERVGALSIVATSAEEAGRVLSQLKRVVRTNYSNPPTHGGKVVATVLSTPELRKLWEEELAGMRVRIREMRGAMVEKLKEKAPGHDFEFVREQVGMFSYSGLTKEQVAKLREESIYAVDTGRICVAALNSTNIDRVVDAVAKVL, from the coding sequence ATGACTTCCACTGCCTCTGCAAGCCTCTTTGGCGCCATTGAAATGGCCCCGCGCGACCCGATCCTGGGGATCACCGAAGCCTTCAATGCCGACACCAACCCTGCCAAGATCAACCTCGGCGTGGGTGTCTACTACGACAACAACGGCAAGGTGCCGCTGCTCGAGTGCGTGCAAAAAGCGGAAGCCAAACTGATGGAACAGCCTGCGCCGCGCACCTACCTGCCGATCGACGGCCTGGCGGCATACGACAAGGCCGTGCAAGAGCTGGTATTTGGTGCCGACAGCGCCGTAATTCAAGAGAAGCGTGCGATCACCGTGCAGGCCCTGGGCGGCACCGGCGCGCTCAAGATCGGCGCCGACTTCCTCAAGCGTTTCCTGCCGCACGCCGACGTCTACATCAGCGATCCGAGCTGGGAAAACCACCGCGCGCTGTTCGAAAGCGCCGGCTTCACCGTCCACAACTATGCCTATTACGATGCCGCGACCCGCGGCGTGAACTTCGACGGCATGCTGGCCGCGCTGAAGGCCATGCCGGCCGGTTCGATCGTCGTGCTGCACGCCTGCTGCCACAACCCGACCGGCGCCGACCTGTCGCAAGCGCAGTGGGACGAAGTGATCGCCGCCGTGCAGGCGGGTGGTCTGGTGCCGTTCCTGGACATGGCCTACCAGGGCTTCGCCAATGGCATCGACGAAGACGGCGCCGTCGTGCGCCGCTTCGCCGCGACCGGCATGCCGCTGCTGGTGTCGAACTCGTTCTCGAAGTCGTTCTCGCTGTACGGCGAGCGTGTCGGCGCGCTGTCGATCGTCGCTACCAGTGCTGAAGAAGCTGGCCGCGTGCTGTCGCAGCTCAAGCGTGTGGTGCGCACCAACTACTCGAACCCGCCGACCCATGGCGGCAAAGTGGTCGCGACCGTGCTGTCGACCCCGGAGCTGCGCAAGCTGTGGGAAGAAGAACTGGCCGGCATGCGCGTGCGCATCCGCGAAATGCGCGGCGCGATGGTCGAGAAGCTCAAGGAGAAAGCCCCGGGCCACGACTTCGAATTCGTGCGCGAGCAGGTCGGCATGTTCTCGTACTCGGGCCTGACCAAGGAGCAGGTGGCCAAGCTGCGCGAGGAATCGATCTACGCCGTGGACACCGGCCGCATCTGCGTGGCCGCGCTGAACTCGACCAATATCGATCGCGTCGTTGACGCGGTTGCCAAAGTTCTCTAG